In the Gorilla gorilla gorilla isolate KB3781 chromosome 1, NHGRI_mGorGor1-v2.1_pri, whole genome shotgun sequence genome, aaaaattcaaaattgatATTATACTGAACCTTAAATTTTCAATAGTTCAAAGAGACAGTTTTCACATGTATAACACACAATAGATGAAACTTAATAGCAGACATCCCTAGAATACCAATGACAAGTCCACCAAGATGCATACAAAATTACAGATAAGCATTTCTTTCACTGTTTTTGTTGTGCAGGGAAAAACATttatagaagaaatagaaactcagcTGGTGAATTTCAgatatcatcatcatcttcttcatcCTGAGAAGATCCCGCCTGATTAGATGCACTGGCTGAGGCAGCAGCAAGCTGGGCTTGTTGGGCAGCTTGCTGCATTTGAAGCCATTCCTGTTGGGCCAATTCTGCTTGTTGCTGTCTAGCCTAAACacccaaaacataaaaaaaaatgacaattttttacAAACCCACAATATATACACTTTGGTTAAATGTAGATTAGGCCAATTTCAGACAGTTTATTATCATACTTGGATACTGTCCAAGTACTATGTAATTGTCACACATCTGGAGAACATAAACTCTATAGGTAAATATAATTAGAGATTGCTTTTTTCTAACCACACAGGTCTAAGAAATTTCTCAAACTTGGATCTCTTATAAATGGCCCTGTTTTATTTCACGTAATTTATGACCTTTGATTCAACTGAAGAAGTTGAAAAAGTtgaaccaatattgtgaaaaacCCACAATATTCCCTCTGgctctttccctcttcctttcatTTCACTTGACTCTTCTGTACCCTCATATTACAACTTTGATACAAACATTTTTCaatctaaaatttatttatgtggTTTAAAAGTTCTCTAGTATAGTACCTCTACCTCATAGAAAAGAAGTACTGTACATGTACGCAGTAGCTACCCCGTTATTTCTTTCTGAGTTTCTATTACAATTCCCTAACCTACTATATGCCTATCTCTCTGTGTCCCTCATTCCCTCTCTGTAAGTACACACatttgcatatacacacatacaaatatacatatccTTCCCGTATACACACTAGTAAAAAGATACTACTTAAAATCCATTCATCTGATATATCCTCTATTAAAAACAACCACAGGATTTAAGAAACCAGGATGCATACATTATTAATTACCTATGAAACAGCTAAGGCTCCTTCACAATTTAATTTCATGTTTGCAGAAAAACCACACcaagaagggaaaaaatgaacCTGTTCTTAAAAAGGTCTTACAATTTCCCATTAGACTCTGCCAAAACaatccttttctccttctctgtctgtTCTTGGAATTGTTCTTTAAGTCCAACTCATACCCTCCCCTTTATGCATAGCTAATTCCTAGTCATCATTTGAAATGCAAATCAGTTAGTCTTTCTTGACCTTTCCAGGCCATATTTTATGCTCTATTTAATATACCATAATTCCCTATGCATTCCCATATCCATCCACTTTGTTCTAGAATTATCTAAGTTTATATCCTTTTTTTCCACCACACTTGAGAATAGAGATTGTTTCCATATTCTTTGTTGCATTCCTAACATAAAGGCCCTCAGtattttctgaatgaacatgctaCAGGAAAACAGTGATGCCCAGCATAACCAGTAACATTTAAGATTTTACCATGTACAATCCTCACTCTTCTGAATAATCTGTCATGACTTTATTATCCAAACATTTCTAGATATAAATTCTAATCaggtcattatttcatttttttaaaaaaaatcatttgttatCAATCAAATCCAAATTTCCTAGCCTAGAGTTCAAGGTCTTCCAAATTAGTGTCTACCCCAACCTCTCTATAGTCTTTTTTTGTAACATGTACTTTGTGCTTCAAAAAAGCCTAGAACACAAAATGTTTCCCAAATATACACCATACTTCCTCATCTTTGCTACCTTTACTCATGCTGACACTCATCCTATGTGAAATTTCCTGCCACTTACTGAAATTCTACCCTTCCTTCAAGTCAAACTGAAATACTATTTTCTCCTCCTGGTATCAGTCAGTGTATAATCAAGAGATAGATGTCACATGAGTTACTGGAATGGAAAAAATTTAATACAAAGAATTGTTAAACAAGTATAAAGTTGTTATTAGGGAGCTGAAAAGGCAGGAAGAGAACATGAAGATGTCATGAAAGTAGCAGCTACAGGAAGCAGCCACCAACCCTAAAACTGAGGGAATAAAGGAAAAtgctggaatttttaaaatttagaagctTAAGAAACCACTTCATGGAACTGAAACTCAGATCTCAGAAGAATGGGCATAGATAAGCTAGTACTAATATATCTGCACTTGGAGGAGGGCCCCAAGGGTTGGGATCCACACCGCCAGAGTCGGGGGATGGGGTGCAGGTTCAGGCTGGTGGTGTATTAGAGAAAATGCAAACCGGGTTCAGTCTCTGCTACAGGAAAACTGATGCAACCAGGGTGAAGAAGTGTTGCTGGGTTGTTCAAAGGAACTGAAAGAcaagagaaagtaagagaaaaccctttctcttcctccatccATGCAATCTCCCACGATAGTCCCATACTGGCAATAGAGTCTAACGGAGAGTCAGCTAGCAAAGAAACATGTGGCTTGCAGAGTACTAGGTCCAGTCACAAAGCAGAGCATAGAAAGGTGGGTCTGGAGCTAAGATAATTGCTTACTAGTTGGCATACTCCTGTACCCCCAAAATTTGATGTAATGTTTCCATACTtgggatttctttctctttccttcttctctctttctttctatttttgtagagagagggtctcactatattgcccaggttggtctcaaactcctgggctcaagtgattctcccacctgggcctcctaaagtgctatgattacaggtgtgagccactatgcccagccagaaTCTCTTTCTCATAAGTGGTCAGCCTCATATTATAGTTATCTTCCTCGTCCAAGTAGTCAGTCTCATAATGatatattcttcatttttttttatatctATAGTACCACATATGTCTTGCATACAGTAGGGACATGTTAATTGAATTCTGACTTGAAATTTGTTGACTGAAGGGCAGGAGTAGGGTGGTGCTGGCGTAGGTGGCAGTAGTGAAGTGGAAGAAAAGCTATTACCTTGGGGGAAAGCTATCCAAGTAACCATAGTATCAGAGACTAATAAAGGAAGAGGTCtacattaaatgttatttttaaaaaaacagatgagtaagaattgaaagaaaaaaattactgaatttgGTGATTAAATGCCTCTGTGGTAGGATAGAAGTTAAATTTGAGGAATAAGTGAttgtacattttcaaaaaatggtagcactgatcattatttatttatttatttattttagagatggggtcttgcaatgttgtccagactaaagtgcagtggctatttacaGGCATAGTTGTTAtgcactgcaaccttgaactcctagcctcaagggattgtcctgcctccatctcccaagtaactgggactacaggaaggTGCCACCTTGCTTGGTGGGTATCACAGATCATTATAGCAAAAGATGAAAGGGTTTGGGGGATACAAGGAAATGCAGAAGACCCGTATATGGTtaaaggcaaagaggaagaaataagtaAGGAAAAGAGTATAGATATTAGAAAAAACAAGGATAAGACAACTTTTACAGTaaacaaaaactttattttgCTTAGGAAATGAGAAACCATCCATTCTCCCTAATAATGACTGCCATCCATTTttgtaaagaaataggaaaaatagtTGATTCTAACACAATAGCATATTTACTTTTACGGCAGGAATACCCAGAGTTCAAAACCAACTAACAGAGCTTCGCTAAAAACattttaaggccgggcgcggtggctcatgcctgtaatcccagcgccgtgggagaccaaggtgggcagatcgcctgaggttgggagtttgagactagcctggccagcaggatgcaaccctgtttctactaaaaatacaaaaattagccaggcatggtggtgcatgcctgtaatcccagctacttgggaagctgaggcaggagaatcgcttgaacccgggaggcggaggttgcaatgagccgagatagcaccactgcactccagcctgggcaacagagcaagactccaccccaaaaaaaaaaaaaaaaattataagagttCATAAGAAAATTGCATGGCAAATCAAATATGTACATTCAACCAACATAAGCATACCTATATTTTGTGGTCTAATCAACTACAAATTGGTATAATTTTGTGACatggaaaaaattcaaataatttcaaGTCTCTACAAAGGTTTTACTGCAAAGGTGCTTGATTTGGTAGTTTATTCAATGGTTTGCAAAGTTGTGTACTAGTTACATTTCAAATTTAATTGACTTTTAGGTACCACGGCCCTGTATCAGCGCTGATACTTTTCTCTGAACATAAAAACATTTCTATGCCTTTAAAACTAACTGTTGAGCTGGGCTCGCTGGGCTCACTAgtgcacatctatagtcccagctactcatgaggctgaggcaggaggatcccttgagcccaggagttctaggctgaaGTGTGCCTGATCGAGCCTGTCAatagccactgtgctccagcctgggcaacatggtgagatcctgtctctttaaaaaaaaaaaaagttgattgataaaattttatttgtattcatttccACAAACTGAACATTTTTCAGTGATATTtactgtaatatatttttttctctcttgccccCTACTCAATCCATCCCaagtatttttcttctaaaattaggGTGTGAAAGACAGGTAAGCAGGCATTTATTTCCTAATTCACTTTTCTTTTGGAGGTTTTCATTATGTTTTAAGATTCTCACTCCCACATATTAAAATGACTCATTTATAATTTAAAGTTAACTTTAATCTTGATGTATTAAAGGTTCCCTCCTTCCAAATATTTGCTGCTAGCTTCAAATGAGGCTGTCATTGTGTTAATACTTAAAgtctaaaaaatgaaacaaaatgaaagtgataaaaaagatatatttacttATCCACTCTTTCATATTTAGAACTTCAGTGCTCTACGGAAGAAGTACTAGGCAACTGCTATAATTTTACCTCTCCGCTGGTCATCCTCACAATAGTAAAGAAATACTAGAGATCTTCATACATAAGTCAGGGTAAGAAACAAGGGAGacaaaaaagaggaataaaaaacAGATAATAGTGATAGAAAGGTAAAGACAGATATAGCAGGTAgtcaattatttctttatattttgccCTGGCAAGGATAATACATATTCTATTTAAAAGCCCCATAATAAGTTTAAGCATATAAAATGGAGGCTAGAGCATCAGCATGGTATGTTAGAAACAGTACAGGCTTTTGGGTCAAAATACCTAAGTTTAAATATAGACTCCAACACTTCCTAACTTTCTGAACTTACTGTTTTATTTAAGTCAATCTTTCCCACTCAATCTTCCCCAGTAGATTAAGCTCTATAATGACAGGAACCCTGTCTCCTTGTTCACTCTTGTAAGCCTAGCACCTCGCATGATGCTTGGTAAATAGTAATGACTTCAGTAAGTAACTGTAGAACAAATGACAAATAATTTCAAGGAAGTTTTTCCACCTCTGagtctattttttaatatgtaaatgaatacaataaaatttatatttcataaaaactCTGCCaagtttttatgtatttaaagtaTCCAGGAGAAAATCTTCTGTCACTAAATGTTCAATTTAGCATTCTCTAGATGGTCTGCAGTATCAATAAATAgccattaatgtttttaaaacatcaacGCCTCTTCTTTTGTACCTCATATTCATATGAATTATAACATTGCATGTACTCACGCCTGCTTCAAAGGCTTTTCCTCTTTAGTGCCTATGAtaggttgttgggaggattaaatgagataatgcaggaAAATTACTTGGCAATGTGATTAACACGTGGTTagaactcaataaatgtaagtttttctttttatcttgtttAAATGGTACTTGGTGTCTAGTGACCAACAATACTTAAGACTAAAATGCAGTTTGATGTAAACCAAACTGATGGTTATGGCTGCAGAGAGATCAGCTACAGGACTAACCTGGAAGAGTTTACCTAAAATGATACTTCCCAGTTCTAATGGTTACTACAGCTTCTCTTCTATTCAATCCAAAGCTGCCTTATAATTTCAAATGAGAGGCCAGAACTTAGAAGGGAAAACACAGCATTGCCACCAattcccctcccttctctttttGAAACAGAGAACATTAGTATTTGGTTCTAATCCTTCAGAGTCTAGATATTAGAATTATTACAAGCAAGGAAGAAGACATTTTCTCCCTTTGCTCTActagctttaaaatattttttaagattaaaatgcTTCAAAGTTGTATATTAAAGACCTAATTTAACTACACAGTTGATATTAATCAGATTTTGCTTGTATGTCACACATCATAAAATTTGATATAGTATTTTCTCATCAGCTCATCATTTTAAATCTTAAGAATATTTAGGTATACTTTTCATGCCTTAAAATGGTcattctgtctgaaaaaatatcaaagtgaaaTTTCAATAGGTATTTGGAGTTGTTCTCTTCAGAACAGATTGCTGCAAATATTTACTTTCACATAAACCAGAGTCAAATTGGTCAGCTCTGAACACCAGAATCTATAATCAACTACCTAGAAAAAGGGAATCCTCTGGGTATGTCTGTTAATTTAGGAAGCAATTTCAGTTAGCAAACAGGGTAGGATtcagaggaaaataatttaaattacttaCTTTTGCAAATAATTCTTGTTGCTGTCTTAATAACTCTTCTTCAGGAATGCCAAGGTTTTCCAAACGAGAACtggcctttcttctttttaatgctaCTGTTTTACACTCTTGCAAGACTTCTTTTACTTCACTGATGTAAGAGCCAAATCCCAAACTTTCTAgtgctacagaaataaaaatattaaaatatgaaagggTGATAAAACACAGCTTTCCCCCAACCTGTAGACCATAAAGTTTTTGTGGGCTTTTCTTTGGGGGAGGGGAATGTTTTGctgttttctaataattttacCTATTTTATAGTTGTACAACAACTGTCTGGACAGCCAAGACAAATATTTTATCAATCTGCTAAATATTAGGTGGCAAATCAGTTAAAACTTAAAGAACCAAGGCACATGCCTTCACTTTTCattctgactaatttttaaaagaccaaagCATTTCCTGTaggcagggaggaaaaaaaagcccATTATAAGAACATATGGTTTTagtaagaaaaaacattttgtgTCATTTGACTTAGAAAACGTAGGCTGGTAACACATTCTGTACTAAGTTCCGGTAGGACAGaataaaagaacagaagtttttcttttgtccAATATATCAACAGGAAGCTATTTTTAGCAGATACTCAAACTGCcaagtttaaaaaatactggtGGAAATAAAAGTCATGAAATTCAGCACTTATAGTCAGCCAACAGGTTTCTCTTGAAAATAAAacttaacaggaaaaataaaaacatacttaaatgatgtggcaaaaaaaaacttagctgaaaGACTATAAAGATACAAGAAGCactaataaaaatgtttctccccttttcatatttagaaaggaaattttataaggaaaaaaaaaaagggctaggcatggtagttcatgcctgtaattccagtactttgggaggccaaggtgggaggatctctttagtccaggagttcaagaccaccgcgggcaacatggcaagacctcgtctctacaaaaagtaaaaaaattagttgagtgtgatggctcatgcctatggttctagctactcaggaggctgaggtaagaggattgcttaagtccaggagatTGAGGATGTCACGAGCCATGACTGcattactgtactccagcctggatgacagagcaagaccctgtttcaaaaaaaaaatcacacacccTAAATACCTTCTGTAATCCAGAAAAGACAAGGCATAAAATTTCCTTTTGGGTCatagtatttaaaattatattttatagttttggtaTATTGACTAATGCCCCAAAGGCATATTTTGTATTGTGAACCAGTGATGAAACATAGGTGGCAAAAAACAGTAAATCAATTTAAGTCATCAGTTCTTGAAGTCTTTCAATCATTATGTTGAACCAGACTCCTTTTAGTATACATGCTCTCACTTCTAACTTCAGGGATTTGCTCTTCTGGGAGAATGCCAAAAACACCTTTACAAATCTACATGCCCATGCAAACTGTGGTTTTTAAGACATTTTGAATGATTTACAACTTTAAGTATTTCAAATGTTAAGCTGTTTTCATCAACCTTCTTTAGAAATAATCTGATGCCAAAAAGCATAGTACTGTCCTATTATTAAGTTAACTCACTTCCCCTGACCTCCCTAAAAACTTCAGAAAGGCATCTAAGTTCTGTATATCAAATTCACcaacatggccaggcacggtggctcacgcctataatcccagcactttgggaggccaaggcgggcagatcatgaggtcaggaaatcgagaccatcctggctaacagggtgaaaccccgtctctactaaaaacacaaaaaaattagccggcgtggtggcaggcgcctgtagtcccagctacacgggaggctgaggcaggaagatcgcttgtgcccaggagtttgaggccacagtaaACTATgactgtggcactgcactccaacctgggtgagagagcaagaccctgccccttaaaaattaaaaatgaagcaatAAATATCATATTGTTATTAGTTTTAGGGTTGTAGGAATCAACAGGTAATTAGTATAAGGCATTTGATAGTGTCTAGCACCTAAGAATCACTTAACCAACTCAGACTATGTATTTctcatctgtattttttattttaaatttaaaagagtacCCTCATAAGTGTACAGGACCTAAATAAGTGTATAGCTATACAATATCATATTTAAATTCAAGCTGGACaagcatatttataaaatatcaaatttataaaattaacaaatcaACACAATGGAGAGACAACCCTTCAAAATACCATAATTACTATACTAGACATTAAGGATATCCAAGCCAGCCgaccatggtggctcatgcctgtaatcccagcactctgggaggccaaggcacgggGATTACTttaagtcaggagttagagacaagcctggcccacatggcaacacattgtctctacaaaaaatacaaaaactagccaggtgtggtggcacacgcctgtgatcccagctactcaggaggctaaggcatgagaattgcttgaacccgggaggcagagcttgtagtgagccgaggtcacaccactgcactccagcctgacagcgtgactctgtctcaaaaaaaaaaaaaaaaaaagaaagaaagaaaatccaatcCAAGCTATTTTTAACCATGGAGGGCTtggattaagaattttttttaaatatataactacctttaaaaacatttaaggcTGAGAACACTGCTTTCAAGTAGGTCCAaggttaatatttaatattattcaaaGAGTTGCCATATGCAAAAAGTATACTCTCAACAAAATGGTTGAAAAGGAGCAGccataaatttaatttcaaaaattacatTGACTTTAATTTTAAACACATTGGGCTAACAGATATCAATAACTGGACATAATACCTTCTAAATAGagagatattttacattatttgctATCATGTATTAgttatcattcccatttcacaCAAAGAGAGTATTAAAGGATAAAGGAAATGGCTCCCAAGCAGGGCCACCATTTACATACAGTTAGGTAGGTTGTTCAGTACACAACATACTAGAGGGCCATTCTTATTGTAAATACCATAAATTCGTATGTTTACTGTG is a window encoding:
- the DR1 gene encoding protein Dr1, whose protein sequence is MASSSGNDDDLTIPRAAINKMIKETLPNVRVANDARELVVNCCTEFIHLISSEANEICNKSEKKTISPEHVIQALESLGFGSYISEVKEVLQECKTVALKRRKASSRLENLGIPEEELLRQQQELFAKARQQQAELAQQEWLQMQQAAQQAQLAAASASASNQAGSSQDEEDDDDI